From Scytonema millei VB511283:
GATCTAGACTATTGGCAAGAGGCGTTAGCGCAACAATGTCAAGTTCCTACAACTACAGACGAGCTGGCTACTTATCTGTGGCAAATTATTCCATGTACGCACTTACGTTTTGGCGAAGCTTATCGCGCCGAGATCGAGCAGGCAAGTAATATTACTACCTATCTCCACGCTAACGTACTGGAGATTGAAACCAACGACAGCGCTCAAGCCGTGACGCGGCTGCGGGTAGCAAGCTCCGATGGAAAACAGTTCTCGGTAGCAGCAAAAGTCTTTGTACTAGCAGCGGGTGGAATTGAAAATCCCCGCTTGTTGTTGGCTTCCAACCGGGTGCAAAGTGGTGGAGTCGGCAACCAATACGATGTGGTGGGCAGATTCTTCATGGAGCATCCCTATTTAATTTCTGGCACAGCCGAGTTGTCAAACTCAGCTGAGTTATACACGCGAATTAAGTTTCCCGTGGGTGAAGAAACATTTCTGGCAACAGGCTTAGGCTTGTCCAAAGAAGTGCAAGAACGCGAACAGATTCTTAATTTTGGATTGAGACTATTAGCCATTGATGAATGGTTAGAAGCATACAAGCGATTGCGATCGCGAACTCAGCAAACAGTCCGACATAAAGCTTTTCCTTCCATTGCAGAAGGGCGGAAGAACGTAGGTAAGTCTTCTACAATTGCAGATTTCGTCAAAGTCGCTAGCCGTCCCGATCGCTTTGCTGACAGAATGACGAAAAAACTGTTTCAACAATCCATTGCGGCGCGACAATTCAATAGTTGCGATACCCATTTAATTGGGGAGCAAGCACCAAATCCCGATAGTCGGGTTACTCTCAGCCGCGATCGCGATAAATTAGGGATGAATCGCGTGCAGTTAGACTGGCGTTTGAGTCCGATTGATAAGTATACAATTGCGCGATCGCAGCAATTAATTGCGGCTGAATTCGAGCGGTCTGGACTGGGCAAAATTCACATCGAACTCACTGACGATGAAGCGACTTGGCGATCGGTAGCTGGCTCGTATCATCATATCGGGACAACCCGCATGAGCAACAACCCTAGAGAAGGCGTTGTCAACGAGCATTGTCAAGTGCATGGAATTCACAACTTATATATCGCTGGTAGCTCGGTTTTCCCCACCAGCGGACTCTCCAATCCTACACTCACAATTGTCGCTTTAGCGCTCCG
This genomic window contains:
- a CDS encoding FAD-dependent oxidoreductase, producing MLVDALKLPAETLVETDICIIGAGAAGITLARELRDRQEQVCLLESGGFDYEEQIQSLYAGENIGLPYFPLKEARGRYFGGSTNLWGGWSRPMDEIDFEHRAWMPYSGWCFPKAELDPYYERAQTACHLGSFEYDLDYWQEALAQQCQVPTTTDELATYLWQIIPCTHLRFGEAYRAEIEQASNITTYLHANVLEIETNDSAQAVTRLRVASSDGKQFSVAAKVFVLAAGGIENPRLLLASNRVQSGGVGNQYDVVGRFFMEHPYLISGTAELSNSAELYTRIKFPVGEETFLATGLGLSKEVQEREQILNFGLRLLAIDEWLEAYKRLRSRTQQTVRHKAFPSIAEGRKNVGKSSTIADFVKVASRPDRFADRMTKKLFQQSIAARQFNSCDTHLIGEQAPNPDSRVTLSRDRDKLGMNRVQLDWRLSPIDKYTIARSQQLIAAEFERSGLGKIHIELTDDEATWRSVAGSYHHIGTTRMSNNPREGVVNEHCQVHGIHNLYIAGSSVFPTSGLSNPTLTIVALALRLADRLKDRLDNSAEASPAVAVQAI